The Candidatus Rokuibacteriota bacterium sequence CGAATGAAGAAGTTGACATCGACGTCTCTCACGATTGGGCACGCGCGTTCCACACCCCCGGACCACACTACGTCAAAGGCACCGCACTTCGCATTGCAGTCCCCTTCAAAGGAGAGGCGGGACTCTTCAGATATGGCAGCTCCCCCTTCAATAACCCGATTCCAGGGGAGGTCAGAGACGAGACGGTCGTCTTGACGTACGCTGCCGAACGTCCGGACGCGGCTGCAGCCCGAGCCGACTTTGAGAATCGAATCGGACGAATTGAAAGCATGCTCCAGATGGTGCGGGGCCCGGCGGATGAGTGGAACAGGAAGTTGCCGGACATGGTCCACGGTCGCTTGCAGCAGCGCCGTGCCAAGCTCGAGCGGGATCAGGGTCTTGCCTTGGGGTATCCGCCCGCACCGGCGAAGGCTGCGGCCGCTCCCGCGGAGAGGGCTATCAAGCAAAGGGTACAACAGTACGACCTGTTTCTGTCTCACGCTTCCGAGGATAAGGAGGCCATCGCTCGACCCTTGTACACCGCCCTCGTGGCCGCAGGCGTGTCTGTGTGGTTTGATGAGGCGGTCTTGGAGCTGGGCGACAGCCTGCGGCGGAAGATCGATGAAGGGCTTGCGCGGTGTCGATACGGCGTCGTCATCCTGAGTCCGAGATTCCTCGCCAAGCAGTGGCCGCAGCGCGAGCTTGACGGATTGGTGGCGAGGGAAACGGCCTCGGGGGAAAAGGCGATCCTGCCGATCTGGCACGAGCTGGATCGTGACACCTTGTTGCGTTACTCGCCTCCCTTGGCCGACCGGCTCGCCGGTCGTTCAGAAGAGGGAGTTTCAGCTCTGGTGGAGAAGATCTTGCGTGTGTTTGGGAAGTAGGCGCTTGTCCTTCTGGAGGACCGAGGAGCCGCAT is a genomic window containing:
- a CDS encoding toll/interleukin-1 receptor domain-containing protein; the encoded protein is MMRGDYLFAEQATIHDVVEHQRKQVHQALEDLPAQRVLANPPEAVTAEIVERFRLDVPVLDRAAIVQLPNEEVDIDVSHDWARAFHTPGPHYVKGTALRIAVPFKGEAGLFRYGSSPFNNPIPGEVRDETVVLTYAAERPDAAAARADFENRIGRIESMLQMVRGPADEWNRKLPDMVHGRLQQRRAKLERDQGLALGYPPAPAKAAAAPAERAIKQRVQQYDLFLSHASEDKEAIARPLYTALVAAGVSVWFDEAVLELGDSLRRKIDEGLARCRYGVVILSPRFLAKQWPQRELDGLVARETASGEKAILPIWHELDRDTLLRYSPPLADRLAGRSEEGVSALVEKILRVFGK